One Hordeum vulgare subsp. vulgare chromosome 4H, MorexV3_pseudomolecules_assembly, whole genome shotgun sequence DNA window includes the following coding sequences:
- the LOC123446273 gene encoding scarecrow-like protein 14 isoform X2, whose product MVDGRGRKKRSGFGMDGETEAGLWRSSKQITALPHSVSDSEEEDEATALEMLDRLVLNGYDTYPGEIQEAVRVRVTSEEEKENKATLGRRGTGRRRARHTVVTDLETLLIRCAEAVSSNDVRGASKLLERIKWHSSPTGDARQRLSHYFAQGLEARLAGTGSRLYRALMGKRTSTVELIKAFHLHMAVCCSIKVGLLFAINTIYKAVAGRRTLHIVHYGITTGFQWPDLLRLLANREGGPPEVRITGINTPRPGLRPAQLMDEAGYRLSNYARQFGVPFKFRAIASKLEDVRVEDLHIDPDEVLVVNSLFEFRTLMDESLTFDMVSPRDMVLNNISKMKPTVFVQSLVNGPYSAAFFMTRFRHALYYFTALFDVMETTVPWDNDKRLLVERDILARSAINMIACEGADRVERPQNYKEWQARNQRAGLRQLPLDPDVVVMLKDEVKSRYHKHFMISEDHRWLLQGWKGRVLYAHSTWAAHNATASQVID is encoded by the coding sequence ATGGTGGATGGCAGGGGGCGCAAGAAGAGGTCTGGCTTTGGCATGGATGGTGAGACGGAGGCGGGCTTATGGAGGAGCAGCAAGCAGATAACGGCGCTGCCGCATAGTGTCTCGGATTCGGAGGAAGAGGACGAAGCCACTGCGCTGGAGATGCTGGACCGGCTCGTCCTCAACGGCTACGACACGTACCCGGGCGAGATCCAGGAGGCGGTACGGGTACGCGTCAcctcggaggaggagaaggagaacaaggcAACACTCGGTAGGCGTGGGACTGGGAGGCGCCGGGCGAGGCACACGGTGGTGACTGACCTAGAGACTCTGCTGATCCGCTGCGCTGAAGCAGTGTCCAGCAACGACGTGCGTGGCGCGAGCAAGTTGCTGGAACGGATCAAGTGGCACTCCTCGCCGACGGGAGACGCTAGGCAGCGGCTGTCACACTACTTCGCACAGGGGCTGGAGGCAAGGCTGGCTGGCACGGGGAGCCGGCTGTACCGAGCGCTCATGGGGAAGCGCACCTCAACCGTGGAGCTCATCAAGGCCTTCCATCTGCACATGGCCGTGTGCTGCTCGATAAAGGTGGGTTTGCTCTTTGCCATCAACACCATCTACAAGGCCGTCGCAGGGAGGAGGACACTGCACATTGTGCACTACGGCATCACCACCGGATTCCAGTGGCCGGATTTGCTCCGGTTGCTGGCCAACAGGGAGGGCGGGCCACCCGAAGTGAGGATCACCGGCATTAACACCCCTCGGCCTGGGCTCCGGCCGGCTCAACTAATGGACGAGGCGGGGTACCGGCTCAGCAACTATGCTAGGCAGTTCGGCGTGCCATTCAAGTTCCGCGCCATCGCATCCAAGCTGGAGGATGTCCGGGTTGAGGacctgcacatcgacccagacgaggtgctggtggtgaacagccTGTTCGAGTTCAGGACCTTGATGGACGAGAGCCTAACCTTTGACATGGTGAGCCCGAGGGACATGGTGCTCAACAATATCAGCAAGATGAAGCCGACTGTGTTCGTCCAGTCCCTCGTCAATGGACCATACAGTGCGGCCTTCTTCATGACGCGGTTCCGCCATGCCTTGTACTACTTCACGGCCTTGTTCGATGTGATGGAGACCACCGTTCCATGGGACAATGACAAGAGACTCCTGGTGGAGCGGGACATACTTGCACGCTCCGCCATTAACATGATCGCCTGTGAAGGTGCGGACCGGGTGGAGCGCCCTCAGAACTACAAGGAGTGGCAGGCGCGGAACCAGCGAGCGGGGCTAAGGCAGCTGCCATTGGACCCTGATGTTGTTGTGATGCTAAAGGACGAAGTGAAGAGTCGGTACCACAAGCatttcatgatcagcgaggaccaCCGCTGGCTTCTGCAAGGGTGGAAAGGCCGGGTGCTCTATGCTCACTCCACATGGGCAGCTCATAATGCTACTGCTTCTCAAGTGATAGACTGA
- the LOC123446273 gene encoding scarecrow-like protein 33 isoform X1, with product MVTIDSNLLYDVLLVSFTWNGWMTVTYPLQIQYIFTAPSEISVHSTMSATPEELLGIAEPAPLSPSAFLDLPPTPTTHVDSQQSHNNLTLEYISRMLTEEGIVDKFFYQYPDHPKLLQAQQPFAEILADTSSDAHESFASSTSILMPSQGNSTDIMVSGSQVQYPAFFLNGTGACTVVPSSMVFPIPGESSTRTDMLSNMAFFKGMEEANRFLPADNAMVDGRGRKKRSGFGMDGETEAGLWRSSKQITALPHSVSDSEEEDEATALEMLDRLVLNGYDTYPGEIQEAVRVRVTSEEEKENKATLGRRGTGRRRARHTVVTDLETLLIRCAEAVSSNDVRGASKLLERIKWHSSPTGDARQRLSHYFAQGLEARLAGTGSRLYRALMGKRTSTVELIKAFHLHMAVCCSIKVGLLFAINTIYKAVAGRRTLHIVHYGITTGFQWPDLLRLLANREGGPPEVRITGINTPRPGLRPAQLMDEAGYRLSNYARQFGVPFKFRAIASKLEDVRVEDLHIDPDEVLVVNSLFEFRTLMDESLTFDMVSPRDMVLNNISKMKPTVFVQSLVNGPYSAAFFMTRFRHALYYFTALFDVMETTVPWDNDKRLLVERDILARSAINMIACEGADRVERPQNYKEWQARNQRAGLRQLPLDPDVVVMLKDEVKSRYHKHFMISEDHRWLLQGWKGRVLYAHSTWAAHNATASQVID from the coding sequence ATGGTTACAATAGACAGCAACCTACTGTACGATGTACTACTTGTTAGCTTCACATGGAATGGATGGATGACAGTGACATACCCACTCCAAATCCAATATATTTTCACTGCACCATCAGAAATCAGCGTGCACTCCACTATGTCTGCCACACCGGAGGAGTTGTTGGGCATCGCCGAACCAGCACCACTGTCCCCCTCCGCCTTCCTCGACCTTCCTCCGACTCCGACGACCCATGTTGACTCACAGCAGTCGCACAACAACCTGACCCTGGAATACATTTCGCGCATGCTCACGGAGGAGGGCATCGTCGACAAGTTCTTCTACCAGTACCCTGACCACCCCAAGCTCCTGCAGGCTCAGCAGCCCTTCGCCGAGATCCTTGCCGACACCTCATCCGATGCCCACGAGTCCTTTGCCTCGTCCACCTCCATTTTGATGCCCAGCCAAGGCAACAGCACGGACATCATGGTTTCCGGGTCCCAGGTACAATATCCAGCCTTCTTCTTGAACGGCACCGGCGCATGCACGGTGGTGCCCAGTAGTATGGTGTTTCCCATTCCCGGAGAGAGCAGCACCAGGACGGACATGCTGTCGAACAtggctttcttcaaaggcatggaGGAAGCTAACAGGTTCTTGCCCGCAGACAATGCGATGGTGGATGGCAGGGGGCGCAAGAAGAGGTCTGGCTTTGGCATGGATGGTGAGACGGAGGCGGGCTTATGGAGGAGCAGCAAGCAGATAACGGCGCTGCCGCATAGTGTCTCGGATTCGGAGGAAGAGGACGAAGCCACTGCGCTGGAGATGCTGGACCGGCTCGTCCTCAACGGCTACGACACGTACCCGGGCGAGATCCAGGAGGCGGTACGGGTACGCGTCAcctcggaggaggagaaggagaacaaggcAACACTCGGTAGGCGTGGGACTGGGAGGCGCCGGGCGAGGCACACGGTGGTGACTGACCTAGAGACTCTGCTGATCCGCTGCGCTGAAGCAGTGTCCAGCAACGACGTGCGTGGCGCGAGCAAGTTGCTGGAACGGATCAAGTGGCACTCCTCGCCGACGGGAGACGCTAGGCAGCGGCTGTCACACTACTTCGCACAGGGGCTGGAGGCAAGGCTGGCTGGCACGGGGAGCCGGCTGTACCGAGCGCTCATGGGGAAGCGCACCTCAACCGTGGAGCTCATCAAGGCCTTCCATCTGCACATGGCCGTGTGCTGCTCGATAAAGGTGGGTTTGCTCTTTGCCATCAACACCATCTACAAGGCCGTCGCAGGGAGGAGGACACTGCACATTGTGCACTACGGCATCACCACCGGATTCCAGTGGCCGGATTTGCTCCGGTTGCTGGCCAACAGGGAGGGCGGGCCACCCGAAGTGAGGATCACCGGCATTAACACCCCTCGGCCTGGGCTCCGGCCGGCTCAACTAATGGACGAGGCGGGGTACCGGCTCAGCAACTATGCTAGGCAGTTCGGCGTGCCATTCAAGTTCCGCGCCATCGCATCCAAGCTGGAGGATGTCCGGGTTGAGGacctgcacatcgacccagacgaggtgctggtggtgaacagccTGTTCGAGTTCAGGACCTTGATGGACGAGAGCCTAACCTTTGACATGGTGAGCCCGAGGGACATGGTGCTCAACAATATCAGCAAGATGAAGCCGACTGTGTTCGTCCAGTCCCTCGTCAATGGACCATACAGTGCGGCCTTCTTCATGACGCGGTTCCGCCATGCCTTGTACTACTTCACGGCCTTGTTCGATGTGATGGAGACCACCGTTCCATGGGACAATGACAAGAGACTCCTGGTGGAGCGGGACATACTTGCACGCTCCGCCATTAACATGATCGCCTGTGAAGGTGCGGACCGGGTGGAGCGCCCTCAGAACTACAAGGAGTGGCAGGCGCGGAACCAGCGAGCGGGGCTAAGGCAGCTGCCATTGGACCCTGATGTTGTTGTGATGCTAAAGGACGAAGTGAAGAGTCGGTACCACAAGCatttcatgatcagcgaggaccaCCGCTGGCTTCTGCAAGGGTGGAAAGGCCGGGTGCTCTATGCTCACTCCACATGGGCAGCTCATAATGCTACTGCTTCTCAAGTGATAGACTGA